In the genome of Rhodoplanes sp. Z2-YC6860, one region contains:
- a CDS encoding GntR family transcriptional regulator, with the protein MAQRERKKDRAMSMLKPIATASLAEIAFSRLVEAISAGEFEPGQRLSEADLARRFGISRGPLREALQRLEGRLVTRRARVGVHVIELSEQAIRELFMIREALEGMAARQAAENARTSDIAALRSLLSRHAKDPALKAGAAYRQGTLDNDFHATIVRLAGNRRLEDMLVDNLYYQLRLYRYRSSAKSGRALVAFDEHVAIVDAIESGDPAAAEDAMRVHIHNAHVSLAQQPRPKGTTARAQNSVPST; encoded by the coding sequence ATGGCGCAACGCGAGCGTAAGAAGGACCGCGCGATGTCGATGCTGAAGCCGATCGCCACCGCATCCCTTGCGGAAATCGCCTTCTCCAGACTCGTCGAGGCGATCTCTGCCGGCGAATTCGAGCCCGGCCAAAGACTGTCCGAAGCCGACCTCGCACGACGCTTTGGCATCAGCCGCGGACCCTTGCGCGAAGCGCTTCAGCGTCTGGAGGGCCGCCTGGTCACCCGGCGCGCGCGCGTTGGCGTGCATGTCATCGAGTTGTCGGAACAAGCCATTCGCGAACTTTTCATGATCCGCGAAGCTCTTGAAGGCATGGCCGCGCGTCAGGCGGCCGAAAATGCCCGCACGTCCGACATCGCGGCGCTTCGGAGCCTGCTGTCGCGTCACGCCAAGGATCCGGCGCTGAAAGCCGGCGCGGCCTACCGCCAGGGCACGCTCGACAACGACTTTCACGCCACCATCGTCCGGCTCGCCGGCAACCGGCGGTTGGAGGACATGCTCGTCGACAATCTCTATTACCAGCTCCGGCTCTATCGATACCGCTCCAGCGCCAAATCCGGACGCGCGCTGGTGGCCTTTGATGAGCATGTGGCGATCGTCGACGCGATCGAGAGCGGTGATCCCGCCGCGGCCGAAGACGCGATGCGCGTTCACATCCACAACGCTCACGTCAGCCTCGCGCAACAGCCGCGGCCGAAAGGCACGACAGCACGCGCGCAGAATTCCGTTCCCTCAACCTGA
- a CDS encoding ABC transporter ATP-binding protein yields the protein MADAMTASVARPAPDHSPVLSVRDLVIEVPGKTGLTRLVDGASFDVFPHEVFGIAGESGSGKSMTMLAVMGLLPDPVRMTSGEVILRGRELTRLSFEDMRKLRGKTMSMIFQDPMTSLNPVLRVGAQIAEAIRLHNSSLSKIQVRSRAVELLNLVGIPDPERRLQQYPNEFSGGMRQRVMIAIAMANDPDLLIADEPTTALDVTIQAQVLDVLARVRARTGAAMVLITHDLGLMAESADRVAVMYGGRMMERASVGAAFAQPRHPYTVGLISSLPRLDRSVAKLYSIPGQVPDLARRPSGCVFHPRCGLANDRADCRERAPAFREIGEDHRVACHFAEETVQWSQAIEAPSDVKADPESPRPPATSRVLEVVALRKDFHMRRRKGWGSDTLSAVRDVSFSLTAGRTLGLVGESGCGKSTLGRLILRLINPSGGTIRLQNDDITTMRPARLRPKRRELQVVFQDPYASLDPRMTVHEVIAEPLRINGRYNPNKIGELLAAVGMPVEAAQRRPPEFSGGQRQRIAIARALALEPDVMILDEAVSALDVSIQAQVINLLKDLQHRLELSYLFISHDLSVVHHISDDVAVMYLGKLVEVGSRDQVFRSPAHPYTQALLSAIPVPDPTGTRADTRIVLSGDIPNPLLPPSGCAFRTRCFKATEQCAQVEPALSERTGAGHLSACHYPSTIPGKTANC from the coding sequence ATGGCAGACGCGATGACGGCCAGTGTGGCGCGGCCTGCTCCGGATCACAGCCCGGTGCTGTCGGTGCGCGACCTCGTCATCGAGGTGCCCGGAAAAACTGGGCTCACTCGCTTGGTGGACGGCGCGTCGTTCGACGTCTTTCCGCACGAGGTGTTCGGCATCGCGGGCGAGTCCGGTTCTGGCAAGAGCATGACCATGCTTGCCGTGATGGGGCTGCTGCCCGATCCCGTGCGGATGACGTCGGGCGAAGTGATCCTCAGAGGGCGTGAGCTGACCAGGCTCTCATTCGAGGACATGCGCAAGCTTCGCGGCAAGACGATGTCGATGATCTTTCAGGATCCGATGACATCGCTCAACCCCGTGCTACGGGTGGGCGCGCAGATTGCCGAGGCGATCCGCCTGCACAATTCGTCTTTGTCGAAAATCCAGGTCCGTTCACGCGCCGTGGAATTGCTCAACCTTGTTGGCATTCCCGATCCCGAGCGGCGGCTCCAGCAATATCCCAACGAATTCTCCGGTGGCATGCGCCAGCGCGTCATGATCGCCATCGCCATGGCCAATGACCCGGACCTGCTGATCGCCGACGAGCCGACCACGGCGCTCGATGTGACAATTCAGGCGCAGGTGCTGGACGTACTGGCGCGCGTCCGGGCCAGGACGGGCGCCGCGATGGTGCTGATCACCCACGACCTCGGCCTGATGGCGGAATCGGCGGATCGGGTCGCGGTGATGTATGGCGGGCGCATGATGGAGCGCGCATCCGTTGGCGCCGCGTTCGCACAGCCGCGCCATCCTTACACGGTCGGATTGATCTCCAGCCTGCCGCGGCTCGACCGCAGCGTCGCCAAGCTTTATTCGATCCCCGGGCAGGTGCCCGACCTGGCGAGGCGGCCCTCGGGTTGCGTCTTCCATCCGCGATGCGGTCTTGCGAACGACCGGGCGGATTGCCGTGAACGCGCTCCGGCATTCCGCGAGATCGGCGAAGATCACCGCGTCGCATGCCATTTCGCGGAAGAGACGGTGCAGTGGTCACAGGCCATCGAAGCGCCCTCCGACGTGAAGGCCGATCCCGAGTCGCCGCGACCGCCTGCAACGTCTCGTGTGCTCGAAGTCGTTGCGCTCCGCAAAGACTTCCACATGCGCCGGCGCAAGGGATGGGGGAGCGACACTCTGAGTGCCGTGCGCGACGTTTCGTTCTCGCTGACCGCGGGGCGGACGCTCGGACTCGTCGGTGAATCCGGCTGCGGCAAGTCAACGCTGGGCCGTCTGATCTTGCGCCTGATCAATCCGAGTGGCGGCACGATCCGGCTTCAGAACGACGACATCACCACCATGCGGCCGGCGCGGCTTCGGCCCAAGCGCCGCGAACTTCAGGTGGTGTTCCAGGATCCTTATGCTTCGCTCGATCCCCGCATGACGGTTCACGAGGTGATCGCCGAGCCGCTGCGCATCAATGGCCGCTACAATCCCAACAAAATCGGCGAGTTGCTCGCTGCAGTTGGCATGCCCGTCGAGGCGGCGCAGCGTCGCCCTCCGGAATTTTCCGGCGGCCAGCGCCAGCGCATTGCAATTGCTCGCGCGCTTGCGCTCGAACCCGATGTGATGATCCTGGATGAAGCGGTGTCGGCGCTGGATGTCTCGATCCAGGCGCAGGTGATCAATCTGCTCAAGGACCTGCAGCACAGGCTCGAGCTTTCATATCTTTTCATCTCGCACGATCTTTCGGTGGTGCATCACATCTCCGACGACGTCGCGGTGATGTATCTCGGCAAGCTCGTCGAGGTCGGCAGCCGCGATCAGGTGTTTCGCAGCCCGGCGCATCCCTACACACAGGCTCTCCTCTCGGCCATTCCGGTGCCAGATCCGACCGGCACGCGCGCCGATACGAGGATCGTGCTGTCCGGCGATATCCCGAACCCGCTGCTGCCGCCATCCGGATGCGCGTTCCGCACCCGTTGCTTCAAGGCCACCGAACAGTGCGCACAGGTCGAGCCTGCCTTGAGCGAGCGCACCGGCGCCGGGCACTTGAGCGCCTGCCACTATCCTTCGACCATTCCAGGCAAAACTGCGAACTGTTGA
- a CDS encoding ABC transporter permease, producing the protein MRRRLSASTILALALLLGVAVLVAVVPMLPGYDPFAQDLASGLLPPGGESFDGRVYLLGTDTLGRDVLSRLALAGRISLFIGFSAVLLSLVIGVFLGLLAGFFRGWIENVVMGVADLQLSIPRVLLLIAIGAIIGTGVVNLAVLLGITSWVVYGRVARAMALSLREREFVLSATTQGATAAWNIRKHLLPNVLPQMLIVGSYELGQIIVLEASLSYLGLGVQPPMPSWGLMVSEGQTYLELDPWLSVLPSIALFMLVAGVQILSQSFTAENDMSAEIVKA; encoded by the coding sequence ATGAGGCGCAGGCTCTCGGCATCGACGATCCTGGCGCTGGCCTTGCTGCTCGGCGTGGCGGTCCTCGTCGCGGTTGTCCCGATGCTGCCGGGCTACGATCCGTTCGCCCAAGACCTCGCATCCGGCCTGTTGCCGCCGGGAGGGGAGTCATTCGACGGTCGCGTCTATCTGCTCGGCACCGATACGCTCGGCCGCGACGTTCTCAGTCGATTGGCGCTGGCCGGCCGCATCTCGCTGTTCATCGGCTTTTCCGCGGTCCTGCTCAGTCTCGTGATCGGCGTCTTCCTCGGGCTGCTCGCAGGCTTCTTTCGCGGCTGGATCGAGAACGTGGTCATGGGCGTCGCCGATCTGCAGTTGTCGATCCCGCGCGTTCTGCTGCTCATCGCGATCGGTGCCATCATCGGAACCGGCGTGGTCAACCTGGCGGTCCTGCTTGGGATCACGAGCTGGGTGGTTTATGGCCGCGTCGCCCGCGCCATGGCGCTCAGTCTGCGTGAACGCGAATTCGTTCTGTCGGCAACCACGCAAGGCGCGACCGCCGCCTGGAATATCCGCAAGCATCTGTTGCCCAACGTGCTGCCGCAAATGCTGATCGTCGGCTCGTACGAGCTTGGCCAGATCATCGTCCTCGAGGCATCGCTGAGTTATCTGGGGCTCGGCGTGCAGCCGCCGATGCCGAGCTGGGGGCTGATGGTCAGCGAAGGGCAGACCTATCTCGAACTCGACCCGTGGCTCTCGGTATTGCCGAGCATTGCATTGTTCATGCTGGTCGCTGGCGTGCAGATCCTGTCGCAGTCTTTCACCGCCGAGAACGATATGTCGGCGGAGATCGTGAAAGCATAG
- a CDS encoding ABC transporter permease, with protein sequence MIYFILRRIFQSVVTVLGVVTATFFLVRFAGDPAALLLPVEASDEDIARLRMALGLDQPWIVQYWKFLANAVNGDFGVSLRQRTAALDLVLERLPATLELALTSFVLGMILAFGIGLVMRLSKSARLRAVIMWLALVRQAIPVFSFGLILILIFSVWLRWLPSLGRGGIAHLVLPSLTLATYELALYLRLFNASLAVEQRQDYVRTAYSKGQGRTKVILTHMLPNALLPLVTVAGINLGLLLGGTVVTETVFSWPGVGRLVVQSVSQRDYPVIIAGVFVISLTFVLVNLIVDIIYGYLDPRVRLA encoded by the coding sequence TTGATCTACTTCATTCTCCGGCGGATATTCCAATCGGTCGTCACCGTACTCGGCGTCGTCACCGCAACATTCTTTCTCGTGCGTTTCGCGGGCGATCCGGCCGCACTGCTGCTGCCGGTCGAGGCCAGTGACGAAGACATAGCGCGTCTCCGGATGGCGCTTGGACTCGATCAGCCCTGGATCGTGCAATACTGGAAATTCCTGGCCAACGCCGTGAATGGTGATTTCGGCGTGTCGCTGCGGCAACGCACGGCGGCTCTCGATCTCGTTCTGGAGCGGCTTCCCGCGACCTTGGAACTGGCGCTGACATCGTTCGTGCTGGGGATGATCCTCGCATTTGGCATCGGCCTCGTGATGCGGCTTTCCAAAAGCGCGCGGTTGCGCGCCGTCATCATGTGGCTTGCCTTGGTGCGTCAGGCCATTCCGGTTTTCTCGTTCGGCTTAATCCTGATCCTGATTTTCTCGGTTTGGTTGCGGTGGCTGCCTTCGCTCGGGCGCGGCGGAATCGCGCATCTTGTGCTGCCGTCGCTGACGCTCGCCACCTACGAGCTCGCGTTGTATTTGCGGCTGTTCAATGCGTCGTTGGCCGTCGAGCAACGCCAGGACTACGTGCGCACCGCCTACAGCAAGGGGCAGGGGAGAACGAAAGTCATCCTGACCCACATGCTGCCGAATGCATTGCTGCCGCTCGTGACCGTCGCCGGCATCAACCTTGGCCTGCTGTTGGGTGGCACGGTGGTGACCGAGACCGTGTTCAGCTGGCCCGGCGTCGGCCGGCTGGTGGTGCAATCGGTCAGCCAGCGCGACTACCCCGTCATCATCGCCGGTGTGTTCGTGATTTCGCTGACATTCGTGCTGGTGAATCTGATCGTCGACATCATCTACGGCTACCTCGATCCGCGGGTGAGGCTCGCATGA
- a CDS encoding class I adenylate-forming enzyme family protein: MPGFVRKHSSNSITIADGIFASASRTPQKIAIREGERSLTYSRLAERIVRLANVVHGHFGLAHGERAAVLMPNRIEYLEIVCGLSSAGVAACTIGPAASGAEIRFICEDSSSRVLFVAPALEALARASVGDIVPHIVCLDEGYEALLANARPDALPVATDWEDIFSIPYTSGSTGRPKGVMLSHRCRVLSSYAMASEHGCYGPDDRAVATTPMFHGSGFLMALAPVFFGGFVELLPAFNIEQLMRKIQEVSATSVYMVPTHFSSLFAMGDGRHAFNHGSLKCVIVGTAPLSQAMKVRIVEYMGEGKLFERYGSTEASIVTALRPKDQLRKQQCVGLPLAATQIRILDDKGEELPPGQVGELYSTSNYMFSGYLNMPDAMGKAMRGEWFSAGDLGRLDDEGYLYLVDRKHDMIISGGENVYPREVEEVLLAHPAIDQAAVIGIPHEHWGEQVVAFVVVRSGMNVSGDELKQACGSKLSRYKIPKEFRMVRDLPRNRMGKIDRRELRASAANGSPSASG, translated from the coding sequence ATGCCCGGTTTTGTTCGTAAACACAGTTCCAACTCGATCACCATCGCCGATGGCATCTTCGCCTCTGCGAGCCGCACGCCGCAGAAGATCGCGATCCGTGAAGGCGAACGATCGCTGACCTATTCGCGGCTTGCCGAACGCATCGTCCGGCTCGCCAATGTCGTGCATGGCCATTTCGGCTTGGCCCACGGCGAGCGGGCCGCCGTGCTCATGCCGAACCGGATCGAATACCTGGAGATCGTCTGCGGGCTATCGAGCGCCGGCGTTGCCGCGTGCACCATCGGGCCGGCTGCCTCGGGCGCCGAGATCCGCTTCATCTGCGAAGACTCTTCGTCTCGCGTGCTCTTTGTGGCGCCGGCGCTGGAGGCGCTTGCCCGCGCCTCCGTTGGCGACATCGTCCCGCACATCGTGTGCCTCGACGAAGGATATGAAGCGTTGCTGGCGAACGCGCGCCCGGATGCGCTGCCTGTCGCGACCGATTGGGAGGACATCTTCTCGATCCCATACACATCGGGATCGACGGGCCGGCCCAAGGGCGTGATGCTGTCGCACCGTTGCCGCGTGCTGTCGTCCTACGCGATGGCGTCCGAGCACGGCTGCTATGGGCCCGACGATCGGGCCGTCGCCACGACGCCGATGTTTCACGGCTCCGGATTCCTGATGGCGCTGGCGCCGGTGTTCTTTGGCGGCTTTGTCGAATTGCTGCCCGCCTTCAACATCGAACAGCTGATGCGCAAGATCCAAGAGGTCTCCGCAACCAGCGTCTACATGGTGCCAACCCATTTCAGTTCACTGTTTGCGATGGGCGATGGCCGCCATGCTTTCAACCATGGCTCGCTGAAGTGCGTCATCGTCGGCACTGCGCCGCTGTCCCAGGCCATGAAGGTCAGGATCGTGGAGTACATGGGCGAAGGGAAGCTGTTCGAACGGTACGGATCGACCGAGGCTTCGATCGTGACGGCTTTGCGCCCGAAGGATCAGCTGCGAAAGCAGCAATGCGTCGGCCTGCCGCTTGCCGCGACCCAGATCCGCATCCTTGACGACAAAGGCGAGGAGCTGCCGCCGGGCCAGGTCGGAGAGCTTTACAGCACGTCGAACTACATGTTCTCAGGCTATCTCAACATGCCCGATGCGATGGGCAAGGCGATGCGCGGCGAATGGTTCTCGGCCGGCGACCTCGGACGCCTCGACGACGAAGGCTATCTCTACCTCGTCGATCGCAAGCACGACATGATCATCTCGGGCGGTGAGAATGTTTACCCCCGCGAGGTCGAAGAGGTGCTGCTGGCTCATCCCGCCATCGATCAGGCGGCCGTCATCGGCATACCGCATGAACACTGGGGTGAGCAGGTTGTCGCCTTTGTCGTGGTGCGATCTGGCATGAATGTCAGCGGCGACGAATTGAAGCAGGCCTGCGGGTCCAAGCTTTCGCGCTACAAAATTCCGAAAGAATTCCGCATGGTCCGGGACCTGCCGAGAAACCGTATGGGAAAAATCGATCGGCGGGAGTTGCGTGCAAGCGCAGCCAATGGCTCGCCGTCAGCCTCCGGCTGA
- a CDS encoding ABC transporter substrate-binding protein, giving the protein MTAIFRSLLPAALAIALALCPLPAAAQGTKDRLVVAVGSDVATLDPTIYHAIISYNTRINIFDALTDIGPDNNAIPHFATHWESSPDAKTWTFTIRTGAKFHNGDPVTIDDVIFSYQKIMDDERSPTRIHVNHIATIDRLSDTQLRFNLKAPFAPFDRTASIIAIVSKRAYQEMGADAFGKRPVGSGPYKVVNWIKDDRIELQAFDDWWGGAPAIKSVWLRAVPSEASRSAALLSGEVDIVPSIPPALTQTLSNRPGVKVKVGDGYKVVFLGFNPADRSLSDLKMRQAIDMAIDRNAITQKLLRGLAAPSGQIVAKVSFGYDSNRAPTPFDPERARQLIREVGYKGDPILLQYPSDFIASADAVASAIAGYLRSVGINVKLEGMEYNTFYSTWLVRKLPGINLFVFGPNILDADSPIFSIFASSGRRGYLFDPKVDELAEAQRSAADPHKRAQLIADLWREADTYKPFAFLYNEQQAAAMRNEIEWEPQPDGFVRLWKVHRASGQR; this is encoded by the coding sequence ATGACAGCGATCTTCCGTTCACTGCTCCCGGCGGCGCTCGCAATCGCTCTGGCGCTCTGCCCGTTGCCCGCCGCAGCGCAAGGAACCAAGGATCGGCTGGTCGTTGCCGTGGGCTCCGACGTCGCGACGCTCGATCCGACGATCTATCACGCCATCATCAGCTACAACACGCGGATCAACATCTTCGATGCATTGACCGACATCGGCCCGGACAACAACGCGATTCCCCACTTCGCAACGCATTGGGAATCGAGCCCTGACGCCAAGACCTGGACATTCACGATCCGGACCGGCGCGAAGTTTCACAATGGCGACCCTGTCACCATCGACGACGTGATCTTTTCGTACCAGAAGATCATGGACGACGAGCGCTCGCCGACGCGCATCCACGTCAATCATATCGCCACGATCGACCGGCTTTCCGACACGCAGCTCCGGTTCAATTTGAAGGCGCCGTTCGCTCCATTTGACCGGACCGCATCGATCATCGCCATCGTTTCCAAGCGCGCCTATCAGGAAATGGGTGCCGATGCGTTCGGCAAACGACCTGTCGGGTCCGGACCTTACAAAGTCGTCAACTGGATCAAGGACGACCGCATCGAACTGCAGGCATTCGACGACTGGTGGGGCGGCGCGCCAGCCATCAAGTCGGTCTGGCTGCGCGCGGTGCCGAGCGAGGCGAGCCGCTCTGCCGCGCTCCTTTCCGGCGAGGTCGATATCGTGCCGTCAATTCCACCGGCGCTCACACAGACCTTGAGCAACCGCCCTGGCGTCAAGGTCAAGGTCGGCGACGGATACAAGGTCGTGTTCCTCGGCTTCAATCCGGCGGATCGCAGTCTTTCCGATCTCAAGATGCGCCAGGCGATCGACATGGCGATCGACCGCAACGCCATCACCCAGAAACTGCTCAGGGGCCTCGCCGCGCCGAGCGGGCAGATCGTCGCCAAGGTCAGCTTCGGGTACGACTCAAACCGCGCGCCGACCCCGTTCGATCCCGAACGCGCCAGGCAGCTCATCAGGGAGGTGGGCTACAAGGGCGACCCGATCTTGCTGCAATATCCCAGCGACTTCATCGCCTCGGCCGACGCGGTCGCCTCAGCAATCGCCGGCTACCTTCGCAGCGTCGGCATCAACGTCAAACTGGAAGGAATGGAATACAACACGTTCTATTCGACGTGGCTGGTCCGAAAACTTCCGGGCATCAACCTGTTCGTGTTCGGCCCCAATATCCTGGACGCCGACTCGCCGATTTTCAGCATTTTTGCGAGCAGCGGCCGGCGCGGCTACCTGTTTGACCCCAAGGTCGACGAACTGGCCGAGGCGCAGAGGTCTGCAGCCGATCCGCACAAGCGCGCGCAGTTGATCGCCGATCTCTGGCGGGAAGCCGACACCTACAAGCCATTCGCGTTCCTTTACAACGAGCAGCAGGCGGCTGCGATGCGCAACGAAATCGAATGGGAGCCCCAGCCGGACGGCTTCGTCCGGCTTTGGAAGGTTCATCGAGCCAGCGGCCAGCGGTAA
- a CDS encoding ABC transporter substrate-binding protein, with protein MSVSTLKRLSIFGAAALAFLALDAPAPAADRDSTLIVSQGSDVLTLDPMLDTSPISLNVFRNIFDALTRIAADGSVAPQLAESWTTSEDTKTWDFKIRSGALFHNGQPVTAEDVVWSYQRLANETKSPVRTYINKVKSVEAVGSDTVRFTLSEPFAPFDRQVSLISILPKQAFEQIGAAKFALEPVGSGPFKVVRWVKDDHVELAAFDKYWGGAPKIKTLVFKPVPSAPTRAAALSSGELDVVPILPPALVDVLGSRKGLRVEKVSSNKVVYLGFDVNNPALSDVRIRQAIDLAIDRNALTSRLLRGLGKPSGQIVAPVTFGYSPDIKPTGFDQARAKQLVAESGYKGEKLILQYPNNNLAFGDEVAQAIANYLGQVGIKVELQGMEYSAFFPLWANRKLNSLHLFAYGPSIMDADQIIGSLYDKTGRVYWLDPKVQDLAQQQRGERDKDKRKALIAEILKLSRANVPYAPLYDEMHAYGISDRVKWQPRPDERLLFQDAEIVKK; from the coding sequence ATGTCTGTTTCGACCCTGAAACGCCTGAGCATCTTCGGCGCTGCAGCGCTGGCTTTTCTCGCACTTGATGCGCCCGCGCCGGCCGCGGATCGCGACAGCACTCTCATCGTCTCGCAGGGCTCCGACGTGCTGACGCTCGATCCGATGCTCGATACCTCGCCGATCAGCCTCAACGTCTTTCGCAACATCTTTGACGCGCTCACACGCATCGCTGCCGACGGGTCCGTGGCGCCGCAGCTCGCCGAGTCGTGGACCACGAGCGAAGACACTAAGACCTGGGACTTCAAAATCCGAAGCGGCGCGCTGTTCCACAACGGCCAGCCGGTGACGGCCGAAGACGTGGTGTGGAGCTATCAGCGGCTGGCCAACGAGACCAAGTCGCCTGTCCGGACCTATATCAACAAAGTGAAATCGGTCGAGGCGGTCGGCTCGGACACGGTGAGATTCACGCTCAGCGAACCATTCGCACCGTTCGATCGGCAGGTGTCGCTGATTTCAATCCTTCCCAAGCAGGCTTTCGAGCAGATCGGCGCCGCAAAATTTGCGCTCGAGCCCGTGGGCTCGGGACCGTTCAAGGTCGTTCGATGGGTGAAAGACGATCACGTCGAACTTGCGGCGTTCGACAAGTATTGGGGCGGCGCGCCCAAGATCAAGACCTTGGTGTTTAAACCGGTGCCGTCGGCGCCGACGCGAGCCGCCGCCTTGTCATCAGGCGAGCTGGACGTCGTTCCCATCTTGCCGCCGGCGCTGGTGGACGTGCTCGGCTCGCGCAAGGGTTTGCGCGTCGAAAAAGTGTCGAGCAACAAGGTCGTGTATCTGGGATTCGACGTCAACAATCCCGCACTGAGCGATGTCCGGATACGGCAGGCCATCGATCTGGCGATCGACCGGAATGCGCTGACCTCTCGCCTGCTCCGTGGTCTGGGCAAACCATCCGGACAGATCGTTGCGCCTGTCACATTCGGCTACTCGCCTGACATCAAGCCGACCGGATTCGATCAGGCACGCGCCAAGCAGCTCGTGGCGGAGTCCGGCTACAAGGGCGAAAAACTCATATTGCAATATCCCAACAACAACCTGGCCTTCGGCGACGAAGTCGCGCAAGCCATCGCCAACTATCTTGGCCAGGTCGGCATCAAGGTCGAGCTTCAGGGCATGGAGTACTCCGCCTTCTTCCCGCTCTGGGCCAATCGCAAGCTCAACAGCCTGCATTTGTTTGCCTATGGGCCTTCGATCATGGACGCCGACCAGATCATCGGCAGCCTCTACGACAAGACCGGCCGCGTGTACTGGCTCGACCCCAAGGTGCAGGATCTGGCCCAGCAGCAGCGTGGCGAGCGCGACAAGGACAAGCGCAAGGCGCTGATCGCAGAAATCCTCAAGCTCAGCAGGGCGAATGTGCCCTACGCGCCGCTGTACGACGAAATGCACGCCTACGGCATTTCCGATCGCGTCAAATGGCAACCGCGTCCGGACGAGCGCCTGCTGTTCCAGGATGCCGAGATCGTAAAGAAGTAA
- a CDS encoding amidohydrolase family protein, whose amino-acid sequence MATTAYPFNPAGSKFGFGAVDIVVNMYTPEMIAEGRAPTDEKFRDKVRVEQSHRRGLTLEQYIEKMDRAGIERSFLVAVRCGDLRVRGSTEIPYEKVHEAVQRYPHRFSGLAGIDPTRGIAGLKELDRAVKEYGFVGAHLYPHWFGKAPDAAIYYPYYARCAELGIPIMMQIGHCLVYQTDRRLPSVGRPITLDQVAIDFPELTLIGIHLGYPWTEEMISVCTKHPNVYMAGDAYAPKHWGPAAVHYANTFGQDKFMFGTDWWVIDPERAVTEVAELNFREASLRKIMRDNALRVFNLKS is encoded by the coding sequence ATGGCCACGACCGCCTATCCTTTCAATCCCGCCGGTTCCAAGTTCGGCTTTGGCGCCGTGGACATTGTCGTCAACATGTACACGCCGGAGATGATTGCCGAAGGCCGCGCCCCCACCGATGAGAAATTTCGAGACAAAGTGAGGGTCGAGCAGAGTCATCGGCGCGGTCTGACGCTCGAGCAATACATCGAGAAAATGGACCGCGCCGGCATCGAGCGTTCGTTTCTGGTTGCCGTGCGTTGCGGCGACCTGCGGGTGCGCGGCTCGACGGAAATCCCGTACGAAAAAGTGCATGAAGCGGTGCAGCGGTATCCGCACCGCTTCTCAGGCTTGGCCGGCATCGATCCCACCCGCGGCATCGCCGGGCTGAAGGAGCTCGACCGCGCGGTCAAGGAATACGGCTTCGTCGGCGCACACCTTTATCCGCACTGGTTCGGCAAGGCGCCGGATGCCGCGATCTATTATCCCTACTACGCGCGCTGCGCCGAGCTCGGCATTCCGATCATGATGCAGATCGGCCATTGCCTGGTCTATCAGACGGACCGCCGCCTGCCTTCGGTCGGCCGCCCGATCACTCTCGACCAGGTGGCAATCGATTTTCCGGAGCTGACGCTGATCGGAATCCATCTCGGCTACCCCTGGACCGAGGAGATGATCAGCGTCTGCACCAAGCATCCGAACGTCTACATGGCTGGCGACGCCTACGCGCCCAAGCACTGGGGCCCGGCCGCCGTGCACTACGCCAACACCTTCGGACAGGACAAATTCATGTTCGGGACCGACTGGTGGGTCATCGATCCGGAACGCGCCGTGACGGAAGTCGCGGAGTTGAATTTCCGGGAGGCCTCGTTGCGCAAGATCATGCGCGACAATGCGCTGCGCGTGTTCAATCTCAAATCGTAG